A single Candidatus Thermokryptus mobilis DNA region contains:
- the accC gene encoding acetyl-CoA carboxylase biotin carboxylase subunit, translating into MRILIANRGEIALRIIRTCRMLGIETVAIYSKVDRDKPFVAMADYSECIGEANPAETYLNMEKIIEVAKHFKVDGIHPGYGFLSENEGFAQLVRDNGLVFVGPSPDAIKKMGDKLEAREIAQSVGVPIVPGSKQPISDVNEAVKIAKGLGFPILIKAAAGGGGKGMRIVNAEDELESAIRGAKNEARFAFGDDRIYIEKYVEEPHHIEVQIIADKFGNVVALGERECSIQRRHQKVIEETPSPIVTPELRNKLFESAIEIAKAVGYENAGTIEFIVDKDRNFYFLEMNTRLQVEHPVTEMVTGVDIVAEQIRIAFGEKLSFSQGDIKPRGHSIECRIYAEDPLNNFLPSTGRITSMKEPSGPWIRVDAGVSAGNEITIHYDPMISKLIVWGRSRIEAIDRMKSALMEYKINGVKTTIPFCLWVMNNENFRNGKYDTHFIQNYFKPSELEKSFYISTDGEPKFEVVLAITAGILNLEAKNTVVKKQNIATKVKSWKSRRYENFR; encoded by the coding sequence ATGAGAATTTTAATCGCCAACCGTGGAGAAATTGCCCTAAGGATAATCCGAACTTGTAGAATGCTTGGAATAGAAACCGTTGCTATTTATTCAAAAGTTGACAGGGATAAGCCGTTTGTCGCTATGGCTGATTATTCTGAATGTATCGGTGAGGCAAATCCAGCTGAGACATATTTAAATATGGAAAAAATAATTGAGGTTGCAAAGCATTTTAAAGTGGATGGAATTCACCCTGGATATGGTTTTCTATCGGAGAATGAGGGGTTTGCTCAACTTGTTAGGGATAATGGTTTGGTATTTGTCGGTCCGAGTCCAGATGCGATAAAGAAGATGGGGGATAAACTTGAAGCTCGTGAAATAGCTCAAAGCGTTGGTGTTCCAATTGTCCCTGGTTCAAAACAACCTATTTCTGATGTTAACGAAGCTGTGAAAATTGCCAAAGGTTTGGGCTTTCCAATCTTGATCAAAGCAGCAGCTGGAGGTGGAGGAAAGGGTATGAGAATTGTCAATGCTGAAGATGAGCTTGAATCAGCGATAAGAGGTGCTAAAAATGAAGCGAGATTCGCCTTTGGTGATGATAGAATTTACATTGAAAAATATGTTGAGGAACCGCATCACATTGAAGTTCAAATAATCGCAGATAAATTTGGCAATGTTGTTGCTCTAGGCGAAAGAGAATGTTCAATCCAAAGAAGACATCAAAAAGTCATTGAGGAAACGCCATCGCCAATTGTGACCCCAGAGCTACGAAATAAACTTTTTGAGTCCGCTATTGAAATTGCAAAAGCAGTGGGGTATGAAAATGCCGGGACGATTGAATTCATCGTTGATAAAGATAGAAACTTTTACTTTCTTGAGATGAACACACGACTTCAAGTTGAACATCCCGTGACTGAAATGGTCACTGGGGTTGATATAGTCGCTGAACAGATAAGGATCGCTTTCGGTGAAAAATTGAGCTTTTCGCAGGGCGATATAAAACCGAGAGGTCATTCAATTGAATGTAGGATTTATGCTGAAGACCCGCTTAATAATTTTCTTCCCTCAACCGGGAGGATAACAAGTATGAAAGAACCATCGGGTCCTTGGATTAGGGTTGACGCGGGTGTAAGTGCCGGCAACGAGATAACAATCCATTATGACCCGATGATTTCAAAACTTATAGTTTGGGGAAGAAGTAGAATTGAAGCAATAGATAGAATGAAAAGCGCTTTGATGGAATACAAAATTAACGGTGTTAAAACGACAATTCCTTTTTGTCTTTGGGTTATGAACAATGAAAACTTTAGAAATGGAAAGTATGACACGCATTTCATCCAGAATTATTTCAAGCCGTCGGAGTTAGAAAAGTCGTTTTACATCTCAACTGACGGGGAGCCGAAATTTGAAGTTGTGTTAGCGATAACCGCTGGAATTTTAAACCTTGAAGCGAAAAATACAGTGGTGAAAAAACAGAATATAGCGACGAAAGTGAAATCCTGGAAGTCAAGACGGTATGAAAATTTCAGATGA
- a CDS encoding class I SAM-dependent methyltransferase codes for MKISDEKRQLLKLYRDSSLAEKLKIYARIIFNFDQIKKHLDNFIPAEGNVLDWGCGYGIFANYLRLKNPKLNVVGFDISKVRIEEANKTTPLLGVKFTSDPSEIKFDSFKLVLLIDVLLFLPVDEKKSLLKTIYTSLEKGGIVFIKDTLKSESLRFKWTKFEESLKLKFGVYGKNVKSGLHYIEVDELTGILEGIRYEIVDVIPETHIIYPGVFVIARK; via the coding sequence ATGAAAATTTCAGATGAAAAAAGACAACTTCTAAAACTTTACAGAGATTCGTCTCTGGCGGAAAAGTTGAAAATTTATGCGCGTATAATTTTCAACTTTGATCAAATTAAAAAACATCTTGATAACTTCATTCCAGCCGAGGGGAATGTCCTTGATTGGGGATGTGGGTATGGAATCTTTGCAAATTATTTGAGGTTGAAAAATCCGAAGTTAAATGTCGTTGGATTTGATATTTCAAAGGTTAGAATTGAAGAGGCGAACAAAACAACTCCATTGTTAGGAGTGAAATTCACAAGCGATCCTTCCGAGATTAAATTTGATAGCTTCAAGCTTGTCCTTTTAATTGATGTCCTTCTTTTTTTGCCTGTTGATGAAAAAAAATCGCTTCTGAAAACAATTTACACCTCGCTTGAAAAAGGAGGGATTGTATTTATAAAAGACACCTTGAAATCCGAATCTTTGAGGTTTAAGTGGACGAAATTTGAAGAAAGTTTGAAGTTGAAATTCGGTGTCTATGGAAAGAATGTCAAATCCGGTTTGCATTATATTGAGGTTGACGAGTTGACGGGAATTCTTGAGGGAATTAGGTATGAAATAGTTGATGTCATACCGGAGACGCATATTATCTATCCTGGGGTTTTCGTCATCGCTCGTAAATAG